The Thermodesulfovibrio sp. 3462-1 genome contains the following window.
TATTTTCTTTATTCCGAGAATTCTGCCAAGTTCATAAAAATAAACATCACAAGATTCAACAAGAGCTTTTCTGAGGTTGACAGGCCCATGTCCTCCTTTTTTCCAGCATCCAAATGTCCAGGCTCCAAAACTTATACCTCCAGTGCAGTTTACCAGTACTTTATCAGGAGTTATAACTCCTTCTTCAAGTCCAGCCAGTGCAGTAATTACTTTGAAGGTTGACCCAGGAGCATACAATCCTTGAATTACCCTGTTAAGCAAAGGATTTTGTGGATTATTTATTAATTCATTCCAGTAATGTTGTGGAACACCCTCTACAAATATATTTGGATCAAAGGATGGAGAACTCACTAATGCTAATATTTCTCCTGTATCGGGTTTTATTGCAACAAAAGCTCCTGTTAGAGTTTCCAGAGATTTGTAGGCTGACTCCTGAAGTAAAGCATCAATTGTTAAATAAATATCTTCACCTTTTACAGGAGGTGATTCTTTTATGAGTCTCAATTCCCTGCCCAGAGCGTCAACCTCTACGATTTTTTCTCCAGGAGTTCCCCTTAGTTTGTCATCAAATATTTTTTCCAATCCTGTTTGTCCTACCATGAAATAGGAAGGCAAATTTTTATATTGGAGGTTATCTTTTATTTGTTCTTCAGTGATTTTACCGAGATATCCTAATAAATGAGCTGTTGCAGGACCAAAGGGATAGTGCCTTTTTATTTCTGTTTCTATTATTAAGCCTGGCAGTTCTGAACGCCTTGCTTCCAGCATGGCAATTTCTTTAAATGTCAAATCTTCCTTTATTCTAATAGGCATATAAATACTTTCATATTTCTTACTGAGCTTTTTTTCTATTTCTTCTGCTGATAGGTTAAGAATTTTAGCTAAAATATTTATGTCAACTTTATATGCATATTCAGGAGAAATTGAAACAGCAAAAGAAGGAATATTTTCAACCAGCGGTATGCCATTTCTATCATAAATAATTCCCCGTGGAGCAGGTATTTTTATTATTCTAATTCTATTTTGTTCAGCAAGTTTTTTATACTTCTCTGTATTAAGTATCTGAAGTTGCCAGAGCCTTAGCAGAATTATAATAAATATTAAAAAAATCATAGTGGCAAATATATAGTCCTTTTTTCTCATGGCTTTCTCCAACTCAAGAGCAAACCTATTGGCACATTGATAAGTCCTTTTATAAATAAAGCTTTAAAAAGTTGAAGATTTACACTAAAATTAAAAAAATATATCATAATCGAACTATAGATAACCTCGTCTATTAAGGTAAAAATGAAAATGACCAAAGCTTTGAAAGTTTCAGTCCAGTGAAAAAAGAGTTGCCTGACCAGGATAATTAATAAAACACCTGTAATTGTTTTAGATATGATTGCAGGACCAACTATTCCTTGAAAAAGATCTTCTACTGCCCCAACAGTTACAAAAAATAACACAGGTAAAGTTTCTGAAGGTGCGATTTTTTTTTGTTCTACCTTTGGGAAAAAATAATGTATAACAAAAAGATAAATCAATAAAAAGGAGAAATTGAAATTTATGTTGCCAATTGTAAAAGCCTGTTCAACAAAAAAGGTAAAAAATATGAATATGAACCATTTAATTACAAATTTCATGTTAAACTTTTGATTATCGCCACTTCTTCGATTTTTGAATCTGACTGATATGGAATAACTTCTATATTTTGGAAAAATCCTTTTTTGCTAATTTTTTTTACTACTCCCACTTTAATTCCTTCAGGAAAAATGCCATCTGTTCCAGAGGTAATTAATCTGTCTCCAACCATTATATCTTCTTCTAAAGGAATATATTTAAGAGCACACAGACTTGTCCCTGTCCCGCTTACTATACCTTCTGAGCGAGTTCTTTCAACTCTAACAGCAACAGAAAAGTTTGGATCAGTCAGCAAAAGTATTTCTGAAAAATTCGAAGAGGTAAAAATCACCTTTCCTACTAATCCATTTAGTGTTATTGCAGGCATTCCTGTCTTTATCCCGTGGTTAGCTCCTTTATTTATCCAGATAGTTTTAAGGAATTTATTTGATCCAGCTCGTATTACTTTGGCTATTGTTACGATTTCTTTATTTTTTTCTTTCAGATTTAGTAGTTCTTTTAGTCTTTGATTTTCTAAAATAAGCTCATTATAAGATTTCTGTTCTAAAGTCATTTGATATAGTTTTTCTTTTAATTTTCTATTTTCTTCTTTGAGATATAAAATCTCAGAAAAAAAATTTTTTAAAGATTGCACAGGTGAAATGATAGGCGAAAAATCAATTTTACCAAAACTGATTAGCCCCCTAGATTGGTAGCTTACAAGAAAAAAAGATATTACACATATGCCAATTATAATTAAAGTTGTTGTTTTTTTTATCATCAGTTAACATTAAGAGAAACTCTTTTGAGAAGGTCAAGCTTGTCAAGCATTGCACCGCATCCTTTAACAACAGCCTTTAGCGGATCTTCAGGAATTATCACAGGGACTCCTGTATGTTCTCTTATAAGGATATCTAATCCTCTCAATAAAGCTCCTCCACCAGCCAGAACTATTCCTTTGTCTGCTATATCAGAGGCAAGCTCAGGAGGTGTGTTTTCTAAGGTAACTTTTATTGTATCAAGAATAATAGATATAGGCTCCTGTAAAGCTTCTCTGATTTCTTCCTCAGTAACAGTTATTGCTTTTGGAATTCCTGTTATTAAGTCTCTTCCTTTAATTTCCATTGTTCTGTCAGAATTCATAGGATAAGCACTACCAATATTTATTTTAATTAGTTCAGCAGTTCTTTCTCCTATCATTAAGTTATATTTTCTTTTGATGTAGGCTATTATTGCTTCATCCATTTTATCTCCCCCGACCTTTACTGCCTTTGAACAGACAATGCCATCAAGAGAAATTACAGCAACATCTGTGGTTCCACCTCCTATGTCAACTATCATATTGCCAGAAGGTTCACCTACAGGAAGTCCAACTCCTATTGCTGCAGCCATAGGTTCTTCTATAAGATAAACTTCTCTGGCACCTGAAGCAATTGCAGCATCTTTAACAGCTCTTTGTTCAACCTGAGTTATACCTGAAGGCACTCCAATTATAATTCTTGGTGAAATAAAACATTTTCTATTATGAGCTTTTGTAATAAAATACTTAAGCATTTGTCCTGTTGCGTCAAAATCAGCTATAACGCCATCTTTAAGAGGTTTTATTGTGATAATATTGGATGGAGTTTTACCCATCATTTCTTTTGCCTCAGTGCCAACAGCAACCACTTTCTTGCTGTCTCTTCTTACAACAACAACGGAGGGTTCATCGCATACAATTCCTCTACCTTTTACATAAACCAGAGTATTTGCTGTTCCGAGGTCAATTGCCAGGTCATTAGAAAATTTTCCTACTATTTTTTGAAGAAACACCATTGTCCTCCCTGATATAGATTTAATTATTATTTTAAAATATTTTAGATTTATTCTTCTATGACTGAAGTTTTAGCCATGTAATCACCTAATCTTTTAGCATCTGGATCACCGACAATAAGTGTAAATTCAAAGGCAAACAATGCAACGCAAATTATCCAGCCAATAATTGGTATCAGTAAAAAAAATACTGATAAAGCTAAAGGTAAATTTCTAACTATGGAGTCTCTAAAATCTGCTTTACTCTGTCTGTCTGTGTTAATAACTTTCAGCCTTAAAAATTTTTTTCCAATACTGCAACCTTTAAATAAACCATCACTTATTAGTAAATAAAAAATTCCTATAAAAAATCCTCCTTCATGAAAAATTTTCCACAGGGCTGCAATAATCAGTAAGTCAATTAACTTAGCAATGCTCCTGAAAAAAATATTACCATGTTTTGATTGATTATTAATCATTTTTATTGTTCTATTTTTATTTTAAATATTCTATAATATATTAGCACTTGCCTCTTTTTAATATAAACAATTATGATAGGATACAATAAAATTTGTTGATAAAGCAAAATGTGAAAATAGAAATTTACAGAGGAGGGTAAAATGGGTAATAAAATTGTAAGGGTGAGTTGTTGGTTGAATTTTATTATTTTTTTGTTATTTTTTTATTGTATATCATTAACTCATGCAGAAATTATTGCTAAACCAGGAACTTTTGATCATTTTCAGTTTGATGTCCCGGATGTATTGACAGCTGGTAATGAATATAAAATATTTATCATAGCATTTGATGCCTTTGGTAATCCTGTTACCATGCCTGCTGAAAGCCTTAAAGAATATAAATTAACTGTAACAGGCTCAGCTATGATATCACCTTCTCAATTTAAGTCAAGTGAAATAACTCAGTCAGGTCTGGCAATTAGATTTAAGGATGAGAAGGCAGAAGAAGTTGTGATTTCACTTTATGAAATTAATAGTCCTTTCCCCATTATTGAAAAAAAGATAAAAATTCTGCCAGCAGAGATATCTAATCTTAATATAAAAGTGCCTGCTTCAGCAAAAGCTGGTAGTGATTTTGAAGTATGGATTTCAGGTAAAGATCGTTTTGGTAATGTTGTTTGTAAAGATTTTGAACCTAAGGATTTGAATTTATTTTTTAAGGGTGATGTGTCTCCTCAGATAAAAGAAATTCAGTATATACCTGAAAGCTGTAATGTGAGAGTAAAACTTTTTTCAGAAAAAATTGGAATTTTCCAAATTGAAGCAGATTTATTGAATAAAAAAATCACAGGTAAAAGTGAAAAAATAGAGATTTTAAATGGTCCTGTAAATTCTTTTATTGTTAATGCACCTGAAAGCGCTGTTGTTAATGAACCTTTTGATATAACCATATTGGCTATTGATAAATTCAATAATTTTGTTAAAGATTTTGCAACACAAAAAGAAAAAATAATAATAGAAGCACAAGGCAAAGGTTATATCTTCCCTTCTGAGTTATCATCTTATGCCTTTTCAGATGGAAAAGCTAAAATTAGCCTTCGCTATGATAGAGCTGAGGATATAAAAATAGTAGTTAAAGTTGCCAATGACAGTTCAATAAGAGGAGAAAGTGGTGTTGTAAAAATTGTTCCACCGAAAGTAAAAAGATTTGAAATCATATCACCTGAGACAATTATTGCAGGGCAGAAATTCAAAATAAAAATTATTGCTTATAATCATCTTGACAAAGTTATGTCCAATTACAATTTGTATGGCAGTACAGTTATATTAAAATCATCAGGTTCAGGTACTCTTACTCCTAATAAAGTTCCTCCATCAGAATTTATTAATGGAGTTGCTACTGTTGAAGTGATGTATGATAGGGCAGAAAAATTTAATATCTTTGCAACAACAGAAGAAAAAGAGATTCCTTCAAGGGAAATTAAAATTGCTGAAGAAAAGAAAATAGAAAAACCAAAGAAAAAAATAGTTGAAAAAAGAGAAGTAAAAAAAGCAAAAACTAAAAAAAGAATTGTCAGTAAAGATCAGATTTTAGAACTTAAAAATATCTCTCTTGTTGAAACAAAAAATAGTTCCTCCATCACTCTTTTTATACCAAATGTGGATAAATACGGTGGATATTATCCAAAAACAAAAAAAGAAGGAAAAATTATGTCAGTTTCATTAGAAGTTTATCCTGTTAAAAATAAGTTAGAAGCACCGATAAAAATTGAATCAGATTTTATAAAGGAAGTTTCTTTATCTGAAAAAGAAAACAAAATTATACTCAATATAACCCTTAAAAAGCCTCTTAAATATCGTATTACAAAGAAAAAAGATGAACTTCTTGTAGAGTTTAGGAGACCTTAATGGGTTTATTTGACAAACTCAAGGAAAAATTAAGCAAGACAAAGCAACATATTGTTGAAAAAATTGAGGCTGTTGTTCCAGTAGGTAAAAAAATTGATGAAACAACAATAGAAGAAATAGAGGAGATTTTAATATCCTCTGATGTTGGTATACAGGCAACAGAACAAATTACATCTATTCTAAGAAAAAAAGTAAAAGAAGGAGCATTAAAAGACTACAGCGATCTCAAATCTCTACTTAAAAATGAGCTTTATAAAATTCTTGAAAACGGAACCAGTCTAAATTTATCCTCAAAACCTGCAGTAATCATGGTTGTTGGAGTAAATGGAGTTGGAAAAACTACAACTATTGGGAAGCTGGGTTATAAATTCATAAGTGAAGGTAAATCTGTTGTTTTTGCTGCTGCAGATACCTTTAGAGCTGCAGCTATACAACAGCTTGAAATATGGGCAAACAGAGTAGGAGCTGATATTGTCAAACATAAAAGTGGTGCAGACCCAGCTGCTGTTGTTTTTGATGCAGTGCAGCATGCCAGAGCAAAAAAAAAGGACATAGTGATTATAGATACAGCAGGAAGACTTCATACAAAGCAACCATTAATGGAAGAGTTAAAAAAAATCAACAGAGTTATAAAAAAATCAATTCCTGAAGCACCCCATGAAATTTTGCTCATATTAGATGCTACAACAGGGCAGAATGCTATTAAACAGGCTCAACTTTTTAATGAAGCTATAGGATTAACAGGAGTTGTAGTAACAAAACTTGATGGAACAGCAAAAGGTGGCGTTATTTTCGCAATAAAGAAGGAAATAGGCATTCCTGTTAAATTAATCGGTATAGGCGAAGGAATTGATGATTTAAAGGAGTTTAACCCTAAAGAGTTTGTTGAAGCTTTGTTTGATTAAATTGCGGGGAGAGGATTTGAACCTCTGACCTTCGGGTTATGAGCCCGACGAGCTACCAGACTGCTCCACCCCGCGATAATTTTAATATACCTTAAATAAACATGGTTTGTCAAATGCAGATTGTAATTGCTTCAAGAAATAAAAAAAAGACAGAAGAGTTAGGGAGAATTCTTAAAGATCTTAATATAGAACTTCTTTCAATTAACGATTTTCCAGAACTTGAAGAAGTTGTAGAAGATGGACTAACTTTTCAGGAAAACGCTTTAAAAAAAGCACGATATGTATGCCAGAAAACAGGCTTGCCTGCTTTGGCTGATGATTCAGGTCTTGTGGTTGATGCATTAGGAGGTGCTCCAGGAGTAAGGTCAGCGAGATATGCAGGAGAAAATGCAACTGATGAGGATAATATTAAAAAACTTTTAAAAGAATTAGAAGGAATTCCTCTGGAAGAAAGGACTGCTCAATTTGTATGTTGCATTGCTCTGGTTTTTCCGAATTCAAAAGAATATTTATTTTGGGGTTATGTGAAAGGTAAAATTACAGAGACTCCAAAAGGAAGCTATGGTTTTGGATACGATCCCGTTTTCATACCTGAAGGCAGTTCAGTAACTTTTGCTCAGATGTTACCTCATGAAAAGGACAAAATAAGTCATCGCAAAGAGGCACTTGACAAATTAATAGAATTTTTGATAAAACTAACGACAAATTTATAAGGAAAACTTATTGCAAAATTATAAAATTTAAGTTGCTTTTTAAGCAATAATAGGTTAAATTATAAACCAAAAGTTAATTTTAATCTCAAAAGGAGGAAAAAGTGAGATTAGTATTCTTAGGTGCTCCAGGAGCAGGAAAAGGAACGCAGGCAAAAAAATTGGTGGAAAAATACGGAATTCCTCAGATATCAACGGGAGATCTTTTAAGAGCAGCAGTTGCTCAAGGAACGCCTCTTGGAAAGGAAGCAAAGGCATACATGGATAAAGGTGAGCTTGTTCCAGATTCAGTTGTTCTCGGGATGGTAAAGGAAAGGCTTGCACAAGATGATTGCAAAAAAGGTTTTATTCTTGATGGCTTTCCAAGAAATGTTGCTCAGGCTGAAGCCCTTGACAAGATGCTTGCTGAAATGAACATTCCGTTAGATTTAGCACTCAACCTTGATGTTCCTTTTGATGATTTAATGAAAAGGCTTACAGGTAGAAGAACTTGTAAGTCCTGTGGGCAGATGTACAATATCTATTTCTCTCCACCAAAAGTTGATGGCAAGTGTGACAAATGTGGTGGAGAGCTTTTTCAGAGAGATGATGATAAAGAGGAAACTATTAGAAAAAGACTTGAAGTTTACAGGGCTCAAACAGAACCATTAATTGATTACTATTCAAAAAAAGGAATTCTTAAAACTGTATCAGGCACAGGTAGCATAGATGAGATATTTAGCAGTATCTGTGCAATCTTAGAAAAAATTAAATAAGGAGGGAAAGGTATGCCAGATGTAAGAATTAAAACACTGCCACCGCCACATGGTGGAAAACTTGTGGAGAGAGTTGTTCGTGACCCTGAGATGGCAAGAAAACTAATGGAGAAGTGCTCTGCAGTTTATGACATTAAGCCAACCCTTTTTAAGGGCAATCCTGTAAGAAATGTTTACAGGGAAATAATGTCTGTATGTTATGGATTTTTCAGCCCTGTTGAAGGCTCAATGACAAAGGCTGACTTGGAAAGTGTTCTTGAAAAGAGAAGACTTACCAGCGGTTGGGTTTTCCCCTATCCAATTCTTTTTGACATTTCAGAGGAAGACTTTAAAAAGCTTAAAGTTGGACCAGGTGATTGGCTTCTCTTGAGACTTAAGGGAGAACCCTTTGCAATTCTTGAAATTGAAGAAGTTTATGAAATCGTGCCAGGTGATGTTGCTGTAAGAACCTTTGGAACACCTGAGAAAAATCCTGAGGTTGTAAAATTTCCCTTTGACCAGAAGCACACTGGGTATAATATTTACTGCTCATTAAATCCTATTATTCTTGCTGGAAAATACACAATAATAAATGAACCAAAAAT
Protein-coding sequences here:
- the mrdA gene encoding penicillin-binding protein 2, with amino-acid sequence MRKKDYIFATMIFLIFIIILLRLWQLQILNTEKYKKLAEQNRIRIIKIPAPRGIIYDRNGIPLVENIPSFAVSISPEYAYKVDINILAKILNLSAEEIEKKLSKKYESIYMPIRIKEDLTFKEIAMLEARRSELPGLIIETEIKRHYPFGPATAHLLGYLGKITEEQIKDNLQYKNLPSYFMVGQTGLEKIFDDKLRGTPGEKIVEVDALGRELRLIKESPPVKGEDIYLTIDALLQESAYKSLETLTGAFVAIKPDTGEILALVSSPSFDPNIFVEGVPQHYWNELINNPQNPLLNRVIQGLYAPGSTFKVITALAGLEEGVITPDKVLVNCTGGISFGAWTFGCWKKGGHGPVNLRKALVESCDVYFYELGRILGIKKIHKYATLLGLGSPTGFNSDEKAGLVPDDEWKKNDKKASWFLGDTFNTSIGQGFLKVTPLQMARVMAIIVNEGVKVTPYIIRGNEAKKENLNLNPKNLEIIKKALSAVVNEPEGTASGARSYIIKFGGKTGTVQVISKKLKEKVSYKNIEHHAWFIGFAPTDDPEMAFSLIVEHGGSGGAVAAPVAKNILEGYILKKRQLNVKN
- the mreC gene encoding rod shape-determining protein MreC, whose amino-acid sequence is MIKKTTTLIIIGICVISFFLVSYQSRGLISFGKIDFSPIISPVQSLKNFFSEILYLKEENRKLKEKLYQMTLEQKSYNELILENQRLKELLNLKEKNKEIVTIAKVIRAGSNKFLKTIWINKGANHGIKTGMPAITLNGLVGKVIFTSSNFSEILLLTDPNFSVAVRVERTRSEGIVSGTGTSLCALKYIPLEEDIMVGDRLITSGTDGIFPEGIKVGVVKKISKKGFFQNIEVIPYQSDSKIEEVAIIKSLT
- a CDS encoding rod shape-determining protein; this encodes MVFLQKIVGKFSNDLAIDLGTANTLVYVKGRGIVCDEPSVVVVRRDSKKVVAVGTEAKEMMGKTPSNIITIKPLKDGVIADFDATGQMLKYFITKAHNRKCFISPRIIIGVPSGITQVEQRAVKDAAIASGAREVYLIEEPMAAAIGVGLPVGEPSGNMIVDIGGGTTDVAVISLDGIVCSKAVKVGGDKMDEAIIAYIKRKYNLMIGERTAELIKINIGSAYPMNSDRTMEIKGRDLITGIPKAITVTEEEIREALQEPISIILDTIKVTLENTPPELASDIADKGIVLAGGGALLRGLDILIREHTGVPVIIPEDPLKAVVKGCGAMLDKLDLLKRVSLNVN
- a CDS encoding RDD family protein, translated to MINNQSKHGNIFFRSIAKLIDLLIIAALWKIFHEGGFFIGIFYLLISDGLFKGCSIGKKFLRLKVINTDRQSKADFRDSIVRNLPLALSVFFLLIPIIGWIICVALFAFEFTLIVGDPDAKRLGDYMAKTSVIEE
- the ftsY gene encoding signal recognition particle-docking protein FtsY, translating into MGLFDKLKEKLSKTKQHIVEKIEAVVPVGKKIDETTIEEIEEILISSDVGIQATEQITSILRKKVKEGALKDYSDLKSLLKNELYKILENGTSLNLSSKPAVIMVVGVNGVGKTTTIGKLGYKFISEGKSVVFAAADTFRAAAIQQLEIWANRVGADIVKHKSGADPAAVVFDAVQHARAKKKDIVIIDTAGRLHTKQPLMEELKKINRVIKKSIPEAPHEILLILDATTGQNAIKQAQLFNEAIGLTGVVVTKLDGTAKGGVIFAIKKEIGIPVKLIGIGEGIDDLKEFNPKEFVEALFD
- a CDS encoding XTP/dITP diphosphatase, with amino-acid sequence MQIVIASRNKKKTEELGRILKDLNIELLSINDFPELEEVVEDGLTFQENALKKARYVCQKTGLPALADDSGLVVDALGGAPGVRSARYAGENATDEDNIKKLLKELEGIPLEERTAQFVCCIALVFPNSKEYLFWGYVKGKITETPKGSYGFGYDPVFIPEGSSVTFAQMLPHEKDKISHRKEALDKLIEFLIKLTTNL
- a CDS encoding adenylate kinase, coding for MRLVFLGAPGAGKGTQAKKLVEKYGIPQISTGDLLRAAVAQGTPLGKEAKAYMDKGELVPDSVVLGMVKERLAQDDCKKGFILDGFPRNVAQAEALDKMLAEMNIPLDLALNLDVPFDDLMKRLTGRRTCKSCGQMYNIYFSPPKVDGKCDKCGGELFQRDDDKEETIRKRLEVYRAQTEPLIDYYSKKGILKTVSGTGSIDEIFSSICAILEKIK